TTCTTCATTAAAAGGACTATTCGTAACTTGTAAGACCAATAACTTCACCCCATCCAACGTACATACTTTAGGAAGTTGTTCAAAAAGTCCGCTTTTGATAAGAAAACCGATCTTTTTGAACACACATTTTAAATACCAAGTATTTAGATATGAATTATATAAACTGAAATTAACATAGCATGGATACGAGGTCAATTAGAATGATCTTATGGTATTTATCAATAATATTGATAAAGCGAGTCGAAACCCTCTCTTATATAATCTCATACTCAGAAGATTGCGTTATAATAGAGATCGGGCCTTTAAATGGGCGAGGTATACAATTGCACTTAAGGCAAGCAAGTTTAAGGAGGAATAAGCAGTGGATAACTTCAATCAATTATTAGAAAAATACGCTGAACTGGTAGTAAGAGTAGGCGTTAATATTCAGCCGGGTCAGCTTCTGATCGTACAAGCCCCGATAGAGACGGTAGATTTGACGCGTCTAATCGTCGGCAAAGCCTATGAAGCCGGAGCTAAGCTAGTTCAGGTGGAATGGATCGACGAGATGATCTCGCGGATTAGATATGAGAAAGCGCCGGAGGATTCGTTCAGCTTCTATCCCAAGTGGGAAGCCGACAAGATGGAGCAATTTGCGGAAGCGGGCGGTGCGCTACTATACATTAAAGTTCCTGACCCTGAACTGCTTCGTGGCGTAGATAGCTTGCGGGTGTCTACCGCGGTGAAAGCAGCGGCCATTGCTCGTGAGAAATTCAACACCTACACTCACAACAATATCATCAGTTGGTCGCTGATCAAAGCTCCTACGCTCGCCTGGGCCAATAAAGTATTCGCTGATCTTCCGCAAGACAATCGCATCGATGCGATGTGGGAAGCAGTCTTCGCCATGAACCGGGTCGGCGGTGATGATCCTGTGCTGGCTTGGCAGGAGCATATCAAACAGCTCAAAGAGCGCCAGGAGTTCATGAACAACAAGCGCTACCGCAGCCTGCATTACCGTGCTCCGGGCACTGATCTACGTGTACAGCTGCCTGAAGGCTATCAATGGCTTGGCGGCGGTGACTTGAATGCTTCTGGTACGTATTTTGTCGCCAATATGCCAACCGAGGAGATCTATACGATGCCGCATCGTGCAGGCGTTGACGGTACAGTGCGTAGCACGCTTCCACTCAATTTGAACGGTCAACTGATCGAAGGGATCGAGCTTACATTTGAGAACGGAAAAGTGACCCGCTTCGATGCCAAATCCGGCCGTGAGCATCTGGCCAAACTGCTGGAGACCGACGAAGGTGCCACCCATCTTGGTGAAGTCGCGCTCGTTCCGCATGATTCTCCGATCTCGCGGATGAACCGGGTTTTCTATAACACCGGAGTCGATGAGAATGCGTCCTGCCACTTCGCGCTTGGCAGCGCCTATCCGGTCAATATTGAGGGAGGAACCAAGCTGAGCAAGGAACAGTTGCTAGAACGGGGGGCTAACGTAAGCCTGACTCATGTTGACTTCATGGTTGGTTGCGCAGAGCTGGACATTGATGGCGAGCTTCCTGACGGCACGATTGAACCGGTATTCCGCAAAGGGAACTGGGCGTAAGCATCTTTCGCTTCCATATAGAATTCGTTCTTACTAAAACAGTTCTCACCACAAAATTATGGTGAGAACTGTTTAATCAGAGATCGAATATAACCCTCCTGTGAAAGTCCCGATTTTTTCGCGCTCGCTTGGAGTCATGTGTTTCATCATTGTTCACCCATACCTGAATGCGAATCGCTCGTCTTCTCATCAAGTTCACTTCCCTCTTCAGAGGAAATAGCGAATGAAACGCTAAATAGTTACTGGCGTTTCTGAAAGATACCGATCTTTGTTGAAACCTATATTCTTGATAAAACAGCGTGTTGTTGAGGTAGGGGTATTAAGGGCTTGCCCCTAACAAATCGAATTTAAGAGACCAAATTCAGTGCTTGCTGCAACACGAGACATTCGTCTCGCGTCGCCCTGAAAGGCACCTGCCGGGAAAAAGAGGGGGGGCTACGGGCAAATAAAAAGACGCCGTGCGAACAGCGTCTTCGTGGAACCATCATTTGGTTATGTAGCCACAGCACCTATCTCAATTATCCTTTGACGACCATCGCGGCATGCATCCAGGCTCACCATCGCTAGACAGAATTAACGAACTACATATCAACACCCCTAACTCCTCACCACGGAATCTCACCATGTGCATTGAAAAACTTGCCCGTTGGACCATCATTCGAAAGGGTGGCAAGCTTCACTACAATATCTGCGGCTTCACTCGCTGTACGCTGGCCTCTCCCTTGATTCAAATCTGTTGAGGCAAACCCTGGGCATGCTGCATTTACCTTGACGTTCGTATTCTTAAACTCATGAGCCAAATGAACCGTGAGTTGATTTAATGCTGTTTTGGAGACGTTATACGCCAGTGGCTTATGCGCATAATGAAGAAAACGCGGATTGCTGTTCAACGTGAGCGACCCCATCGCACTGGATACATTGACAATGCGTCCTGCAGGGGATTCCAGCATTAAGGGCAATACAGCCTGGGTTACAGCCATTGCACCAAAGAAATTGGTGTCAAGCGTCTCTCTCATATCTGTCATATTCAATTCTAAGAACTGGTGTCGGTGCGGATCGGTCGAAGCGACAGCCGCATTGTTAATCAGTACATCCAGCTTTCCATACTGTTCCTTAATCCTTTTCCATACTTGATTGATCATGACAGATTGGGTCACATCCAATTGGATAAACAGAGCCCTCAATCCCTCTTGCTGCAAGCGATATTCTGCTTCTCTTCCACGTTCTTCGTCTCGTGCCCCCACCAATACCATATATCCCAATTGCCCTAATTGCCTGGCTGTTTGGAAACCAATTCCCTTATTCGCTCCTGTAATCAGCGCTACCTTCAGATTGATAGACATCCCATGTCCCTTCCTAACTATATTCACCCATATGATCTATCCGTGTTCCGTTTCGTTCATAGTATACTCCAATATGGATTTTGTCGTCATGTCCAATACAGTGGACGAGAGTGGATGTAAGGGACTGCAAACCTAGCGACTGATTCCCAAATCAATCTCACAGAAATCACTGGAGATGCTAAAATGAATCTACATATTATGTCTAACGTAAAGCAACACTTATGCCAATCCTATGATGATAAATCCAATCAATGCGAAGACCACTCTGTAAACTTCCCTTCGATTACGACGTTCTCACGCGAAGCAAGTATCCTCATTAAAGTAGAGCAATCTCAATCATCATCATCAACAAAGAAAATGTCAGGAAATAAAGAGAGAGACGAAAGTTATTTGAAGCCCATCTCGCTTCATTTTTTGTAATCAACCCATGTAAGCATGAGATCAACCATATCATTAACAGCGCACCAGAAACGATCAGATATCCTACACCAACGTAATGATGATCAAATA
The window above is part of the Paenibacillus lutimineralis genome. Proteins encoded here:
- a CDS encoding SDR family oxidoreductase, which translates into the protein MSINLKVALITGANKGIGFQTARQLGQLGYMVLVGARDEERGREAEYRLQQEGLRALFIQLDVTQSVMINQVWKRIKEQYGKLDVLINNAAVASTDPHRHQFLELNMTDMRETLDTNFFGAMAVTQAVLPLMLESPAGRIVNVSSAMGSLTLNSNPRFLHYAHKPLAYNVSKTALNQLTVHLAHEFKNTNVKVNAACPGFASTDLNQGRGQRTASEAADIVVKLATLSNDGPTGKFFNAHGEIPW
- a CDS encoding aminopeptidase, yielding MDNFNQLLEKYAELVVRVGVNIQPGQLLIVQAPIETVDLTRLIVGKAYEAGAKLVQVEWIDEMISRIRYEKAPEDSFSFYPKWEADKMEQFAEAGGALLYIKVPDPELLRGVDSLRVSTAVKAAAIAREKFNTYTHNNIISWSLIKAPTLAWANKVFADLPQDNRIDAMWEAVFAMNRVGGDDPVLAWQEHIKQLKERQEFMNNKRYRSLHYRAPGTDLRVQLPEGYQWLGGGDLNASGTYFVANMPTEEIYTMPHRAGVDGTVRSTLPLNLNGQLIEGIELTFENGKVTRFDAKSGREHLAKLLETDEGATHLGEVALVPHDSPISRMNRVFYNTGVDENASCHFALGSAYPVNIEGGTKLSKEQLLERGANVSLTHVDFMVGCAELDIDGELPDGTIEPVFRKGNWA